A genomic stretch from Vibrio neptunius includes:
- the truA gene encoding tRNA pseudouridine(38-40) synthase TruA, translated as MRIALGIEYNGTQYFGWQRQKEVKSVQEKLERALSIVANHPVEVQCAGRTDAGVHGTGQVVHFDTTANRKIVAWTMGANANLPSDIAVRWAKEVPEEFHARFAATARRYRYIIFNSALRPGILSSGVSHYHGELDVDKMHEAGQYLLGENDFTSFRAIHCQSRSPWRNMMHLNVTRHGQYVVIDIKANAFVHHMVRNITGSLICVGRGEQPPEWINWLLEVKDRKLAGATAKAEGLYLVDVDYPAEFELPRVPIGPLFLPDNLN; from the coding sequence ATGAGAATTGCATTAGGTATTGAGTACAATGGCACTCAGTACTTCGGCTGGCAGCGTCAGAAAGAAGTGAAAAGTGTTCAGGAAAAGCTTGAGCGTGCACTGAGCATCGTAGCAAACCACCCAGTAGAGGTTCAGTGTGCAGGTCGCACTGATGCAGGCGTACATGGTACTGGGCAAGTAGTTCACTTTGACACCACGGCGAATAGAAAGATAGTTGCTTGGACGATGGGCGCTAATGCAAACTTGCCAAGTGATATTGCGGTTAGGTGGGCGAAAGAGGTACCTGAAGAATTTCATGCCCGTTTTGCTGCTACAGCTCGTCGTTATCGTTACATCATATTTAACAGCGCCCTACGACCAGGTATTTTGTCATCAGGGGTGAGCCACTATCACGGTGAGCTTGATGTCGACAAAATGCATGAAGCGGGTCAGTATCTGCTGGGCGAGAATGACTTTACATCTTTTCGTGCCATCCATTGCCAGTCACGTAGCCCTTGGCGCAATATGATGCATCTGAATGTTACCCGTCATGGGCAATATGTTGTCATCGATATTAAAGCCAATGCATTTGTACATCACATGGTACGTAATATTACCGGAAGTTTGATATGTGTAGGGCGCGGCGAACAGCCTCCGGAGTGGATAAACTGGCTGTTAGAAGTGAAAGATCGCAAACTGGCTGGTGCCACAGCTAAGGCTGAAGGTCTATACTTGGTTGATGTTGATTATCCCGCAGAATTTGAATTGCCAAGAGTGCCAATTGGGCCACTATTTTTGCCAGACAATTTGAACTAG